The Teredinibacter sp. KSP-S5-2 genome includes a window with the following:
- a CDS encoding phytase, translating into MTALKKISVFFGALIISIYLFGCAKQDKSLSQPEVLNLTLLGEQHNINTVQEFTVNNKNYFIASSEQYGLLLLNNQGNLLANLKGKYEIIELVNITDFGNYAVTLDTELNTIKFIDVEVEPAKLTSANKIQPPKFIIDGFCTHVDQQRNLFLFLLDGYGGGENRWVFDTKRKNFTDLHVKQLNLPPKTDVCVTDTLSDTLYLMEENLGVWAYPANSESVLERTLVDINTEKGKLVGELASIAIAKENLFVLSGETNLITMYRKVNQQWAFWHRYQIPQEISASRISVNEQLDYLHISIVDKKGRIFHGKIQSPSGKTTEHASKEFGHVTALVETSAFSQWGDTADDPAIWINLKDAEKSLILGTNKKQGLYVYDFQGNEIQSLPIGDLNNVDLRQQVITSDGVLDIVAASNRSNNHISLFSIDPSTRKVYWLADAATTLNQVYGICMYKDKRDKAYVYINDKDGRYEQYALDIKDGQIESQLVRSFALNSQPEGCAVDDLTGTLFLGEEDKGLWYMDANFEQAAIPVLIEPVGSILVNDIEGVDVIHSDYGNYVVVSSQGDNSYALFNIEKPFIYRGSFKITPNGSKVIDGVAETDGLAASGWDFGGEFHQGVIVVQDGYNLMPQEPQNFKYVSWQSIAEELHLND; encoded by the coding sequence ATGACAGCTTTAAAAAAAATATCCGTTTTCTTTGGTGCGTTAATTATTAGTATTTACCTTTTCGGTTGCGCCAAGCAAGATAAAAGCCTGAGTCAGCCTGAAGTTCTGAATCTGACCCTGTTAGGTGAGCAACACAATATCAATACCGTTCAAGAGTTCACAGTTAACAATAAAAATTATTTTATCGCCAGTAGCGAACAATACGGACTGTTACTTTTAAATAACCAGGGAAATCTACTGGCTAATCTTAAAGGTAAATATGAAATTATTGAGTTAGTTAATATTACAGACTTTGGTAATTATGCTGTAACTCTTGACACAGAGTTGAACACCATAAAATTCATTGATGTCGAAGTGGAGCCTGCGAAACTGACATCAGCCAATAAAATACAACCACCCAAGTTCATAATCGATGGGTTTTGTACACATGTTGACCAACAAAGAAACCTGTTTTTATTTTTGCTTGATGGTTACGGTGGCGGTGAGAACCGATGGGTTTTCGATACCAAGAGAAAAAATTTCACTGACCTTCATGTTAAGCAACTTAACCTCCCACCCAAAACGGATGTATGTGTTACCGACACGCTTTCCGATACGCTTTACCTAATGGAAGAAAATCTGGGAGTTTGGGCGTATCCGGCGAATTCGGAAAGTGTGCTCGAAAGAACCCTGGTCGACATCAATACGGAAAAAGGAAAACTTGTTGGCGAGTTAGCTTCTATCGCGATTGCCAAAGAAAACCTTTTTGTTTTAAGCGGTGAAACAAATTTGATAACGATGTACAGAAAAGTCAATCAACAGTGGGCGTTTTGGCATCGTTATCAAATTCCACAGGAAATATCGGCAAGCAGAATTTCAGTAAATGAACAGCTCGATTATTTGCACATATCTATTGTGGACAAAAAAGGAAGAATTTTTCACGGGAAAATTCAATCCCCTAGTGGTAAAACAACCGAGCATGCATCTAAAGAATTTGGTCATGTTACTGCACTGGTTGAAACTTCCGCTTTTTCTCAATGGGGAGATACAGCAGATGATCCCGCGATATGGATAAATTTAAAAGACGCCGAAAAAAGTCTAATTTTAGGGACAAATAAAAAACAAGGATTATATGTATACGACTTCCAAGGCAACGAAATTCAGTCGTTACCAATTGGAGATCTGAATAACGTGGATCTACGCCAGCAAGTTATAACATCTGACGGCGTGTTGGACATCGTTGCTGCGAGTAATCGGTCAAATAATCACATATCACTTTTTTCTATCGACCCATCAACCAGAAAAGTCTATTGGTTAGCTGACGCGGCAACAACGCTAAATCAGGTTTATGGCATCTGTATGTATAAAGATAAACGAGATAAGGCGTATGTGTATATTAATGATAAAGACGGGCGTTATGAACAATACGCGTTAGACATAAAAGATGGACAGATTGAAAGTCAGTTAGTGAGAAGTTTTGCCTTAAATAGCCAACCGGAAGGTTGTGCTGTTGATGATCTAACGGGAACGCTGTTTTTGGGGGAAGAAGATAAAGGTTTATGGTACATGGATGCGAATTTTGAACAAGCCGCAATTCCAGTGTTGATTGAGCCGGTAGGAAGTATTCTGGTTAATGATATTGAGGGCGTTGATGTTATTCACAGCGACTACGGTAACTATGTTGTTGTCTCGAGCCAGGGTGATAACAGCTATGCCTTGTTTAATATTGAGAAACCTTTTATTTACCGAGGGTCATTTAAGATTACCCCTAATGGAAGTAAGGTAATTGATGGTGTTGCTGAAACTGATGGTTTAGCTGCATCGGGGTGGGATTTTGGTGGTGAATTCCATCAAGGGGTGATAGTGGTGCAGGATGGTTACAACCTTATGCCCCAAGAACCACAAAACTTTAAATATGTTAGTTGGCAGAGTATTGCAGAAGAGTTACATCTAAACGACTAA
- a CDS encoding TonB-dependent receptor: MAKFGRELKVKKHFCFLGMCFLPGLAGADGLLQGTVVSSESPDTGIAGVVIRINELSQQVRSQENGHFSFKNLPEGIYTVNVSYGGSHAITQTVHIQSGENTLGQILLKTDVENIETTRVIGHAASYNKALNKERSADSIMSILSADAIGQYPDANTSDALRRLPGLSVENDQGEGRFVRVRGMGPSYNAVSINGVRVPSPQSGTRAVALDVIPADLLESLEVSKSLTPDMDADSLGGSINLNSLSAFDRNGLFWKTTAEVNYDDHSENTSPKLSLTGSNIYNVNSDKDNFGVAGSVSWFKREFGSDNVETGGSWNKDSLTSFELRDYEIRRERFGLTLNFDYKPSDSTNLFIRTLYSEYTDNEKRNRIEYDFTQGKYNDEEGVWQGQDGLEPQQPLGNTPETALEITRDLKDREETQKITSISFGGDTQFNQWKFDYNIALSKASEKTPYHISDAQFEYALTTESDGASEISDIYYTAGDVIYIYGLTNTSATDMSNFELDKIELEKQSTDDAENSIKLDATKNFPISDNQASVKFGFKYSDREKNNNQTLWAFEDPSRTLDQFVGKKVTHQYADMGREISSSAIWQLESELTRSINDDPNDSIDQYILQEDSNIDDYSIEEDVLAGYVMGTLDTNKLRLLAGIRYEQTDFNARGKSYDEVNGDQAISERRFAKNNNEMLPSIHLRYSLSKNTQMRMAWSNSLVRPEFDQVRPGFSRNDDNEAEFGNPELKPLQSSNIDFGIEHYVGYASAFSAFVFYKDIKNFTYQVDQGGENGIYPQYEEAITYKNGESADLIGMELSISKSFSELPKPWNGFLVTSNITYTDTEAEISNNNVYSRTISLPHQSDLVANLALGYETSKFSIRLATNYKSKYLTEINDMENHAEDIYVDGHLSMDLLARYYFTENFQVFFQGVNLNDEPYYAYQGEKRFNAQFEEYGTNYRLGVSISRF; the protein is encoded by the coding sequence ATGGCTAAATTTGGACGCGAACTCAAGGTAAAAAAACATTTTTGTTTTTTGGGTATGTGTTTTTTACCTGGTCTTGCTGGGGCTGATGGCCTACTTCAGGGCACAGTGGTATCCAGCGAATCGCCCGATACGGGAATAGCTGGTGTGGTTATTCGTATCAATGAATTAAGTCAACAAGTTCGCAGTCAGGAAAATGGTCATTTCTCCTTTAAAAACTTACCTGAAGGTATTTATACCGTTAATGTCAGCTACGGTGGCAGTCACGCTATTACCCAAACGGTACATATTCAAAGCGGGGAAAACACGCTCGGTCAGATATTACTGAAAACTGATGTGGAAAATATTGAAACCACCCGAGTCATAGGCCATGCCGCCAGTTACAACAAGGCTTTGAATAAGGAACGATCGGCAGATTCCATTATGAGTATTCTCAGTGCGGACGCTATTGGTCAGTACCCCGATGCCAATACATCCGATGCACTGCGGCGACTACCCGGACTTTCTGTGGAAAATGATCAGGGTGAAGGAAGGTTTGTGCGTGTGCGAGGTATGGGCCCCTCTTACAATGCTGTAAGTATAAATGGCGTACGTGTACCCTCCCCTCAAAGTGGAACACGGGCGGTTGCGTTGGATGTTATTCCTGCTGATTTATTAGAATCTCTGGAAGTCAGTAAATCGCTTACACCGGATATGGATGCGGATTCGCTAGGTGGATCGATAAATTTAAACTCCCTATCCGCGTTTGATCGAAATGGCCTGTTTTGGAAAACAACCGCTGAAGTTAATTATGACGATCACTCAGAGAACACCAGTCCAAAGCTTTCCCTTACCGGATCAAATATCTACAACGTTAATAGTGACAAGGACAACTTCGGGGTTGCGGGCTCGGTTAGTTGGTTTAAACGGGAGTTTGGTTCAGATAATGTCGAAACTGGTGGTTCCTGGAATAAGGATTCTTTAACCAGCTTTGAGTTGAGGGATTACGAAATTCGTCGCGAACGGTTTGGTTTGACACTGAACTTTGACTACAAACCCAGCGATTCAACTAATTTGTTTATACGTACACTTTATAGTGAGTATACGGATAACGAAAAAAGGAACAGAATTGAATATGACTTTACACAGGGTAAATACAATGACGAAGAAGGTGTATGGCAAGGGCAAGATGGATTAGAACCACAGCAACCATTAGGAAATACACCTGAGACTGCGTTGGAAATCACCCGAGATTTAAAAGACAGGGAAGAAACTCAAAAAATCACTTCGATAAGCTTTGGTGGCGATACTCAGTTTAATCAATGGAAATTTGACTACAATATTGCCTTGAGCAAAGCGAGTGAAAAAACACCCTATCACATTTCTGATGCGCAATTTGAATATGCGTTAACGACGGAAAGTGATGGAGCAAGTGAGATAAGTGATATTTACTATACCGCTGGAGATGTTATTTATATTTATGGCCTGACAAACACATCGGCCACAGATATGTCCAATTTTGAATTAGATAAAATTGAGTTAGAAAAACAATCCACTGACGACGCTGAAAATAGTATAAAGCTTGATGCAACCAAGAACTTTCCTATCTCCGATAACCAGGCATCGGTTAAATTCGGATTTAAATACTCGGATCGGGAAAAGAATAACAATCAAACCCTTTGGGCGTTCGAAGATCCTTCGCGTACATTAGATCAGTTTGTTGGAAAAAAGGTTACCCATCAATATGCGGATATGGGAAGAGAAATCAGTTCGTCAGCCATCTGGCAATTGGAATCGGAGTTAACGCGATCCATCAACGATGATCCGAATGACTCCATTGACCAATATATTCTTCAGGAAGACTCCAATATTGACGATTATTCCATCGAAGAAGATGTTCTTGCCGGATATGTAATGGGTACACTCGACACCAACAAGTTGAGACTATTAGCGGGTATTCGTTATGAACAAACAGACTTTAACGCTCGCGGAAAATCCTATGATGAGGTAAATGGCGATCAAGCCATAAGCGAACGACGTTTTGCAAAAAATAACAATGAGATGTTGCCATCCATTCACCTTCGTTACTCATTGAGTAAAAACACCCAAATGCGGATGGCCTGGAGTAATTCGTTAGTTAGACCTGAATTTGATCAGGTGCGTCCAGGATTCTCCCGTAATGATGATAATGAAGCCGAATTTGGTAACCCTGAATTAAAACCATTGCAATCATCAAATATTGATTTTGGAATAGAGCATTATGTTGGTTATGCCAGCGCATTTTCGGCATTCGTTTTTTATAAAGATATTAAGAACTTCACCTACCAGGTTGATCAGGGGGGAGAAAATGGCATCTATCCACAATATGAAGAAGCTATTACCTATAAAAATGGTGAATCCGCTGACCTGATTGGTATGGAGCTTTCTATTTCAAAATCATTCAGCGAGCTACCTAAACCATGGAATGGGTTTTTGGTCACCAGCAATATAACCTATACCGATACGGAAGCGGAAATTTCAAACAATAATGTTTACTCTAGGACGATTTCTCTGCCCCATCAATCTGATTTGGTTGCCAATCTGGCATTAGGCTATGAAACCAGTAAATTCAGTATCCGTCTGGCTACGAATTATAAGTCTAAATACCTAACGGAAATCAATGATATGGAAAACCATGCCGAAGATATCTACGTTGACGGTCACCTATCTATGGATTTATTAGCGCGGTATTACTTTACGGAAAATTTCCAGGTTTTCTTTCAGGGAGTCAATTTAAATGATGAGCCCTACTATGCCTATCAAGGAGAAAAGAGATTCAATGCGCAGTTTGAAGAGTATGGGACAAATTACCGTCTTGGTGTAAGTATATCCAGGTTTTAA